From Spirochaeta isovalerica, one genomic window encodes:
- a CDS encoding MFS transporter has translation MNIQNKVIVRTDWASRLNLLIYSSSTFIIPISLVMIKEELGLTFTQAGTLSFIPSILQFLVLLASSLFASRFHKIPLIRTAVIISGLSLIVFSTVNSYMTALAVLLSLSFAGGFHEALLTPLCEDLHPGDSGKKMNQLHAFWPIGTLISVLLIGELLSRGISWRAPFIVLGILFLTLTVIYPSNKYVPFKPSGAHLKELWLILKTPVFWFMGMALFFAGGAEGGFSYWTASYIQLEFGTLPRSGGFGLASFALGMIIGRLTAAKAADRLGLGKILVISSLLSLLFGLIFVKIANIYLLFLFMVFMGFSMAPLWPSIQSYAAKRIPIDPTMMMILLSCFGVPGFSTATLLMGVIGDYAGLRVAFIVAPAYLVLLLIMFSITFLLLKKAGNR, from the coding sequence ATGAATATCCAAAATAAAGTTATTGTCAGAACAGATTGGGCATCCCGCCTGAACTTGCTGATCTACTCATCATCCACTTTTATCATCCCCATCAGTCTTGTAATGATTAAAGAGGAACTCGGACTGACCTTCACACAGGCGGGAACACTTAGCTTTATTCCCTCGATCCTTCAGTTTCTGGTTTTGCTGGCATCAAGCCTTTTCGCGTCGCGGTTTCATAAAATTCCATTGATACGGACAGCGGTAATTATTTCCGGCCTGTCTCTCATCGTTTTCTCAACGGTCAATTCCTACATGACAGCGCTCGCCGTTCTTCTTTCATTGAGTTTTGCCGGAGGATTTCATGAAGCATTGCTGACGCCTCTCTGCGAGGATCTTCATCCCGGAGACAGCGGGAAAAAGATGAACCAGCTGCACGCATTCTGGCCCATAGGGACGTTAATATCGGTTCTGCTCATCGGAGAGTTGCTTAGCCGGGGTATCAGCTGGAGAGCTCCCTTTATCGTTCTGGGCATCCTTTTTCTCACCTTGACTGTTATATATCCATCCAATAAATACGTACCGTTCAAACCTTCGGGAGCCCATTTGAAAGAGCTTTGGCTCATATTGAAAACGCCGGTTTTCTGGTTTATGGGTATGGCGCTGTTTTTCGCCGGCGGGGCTGAAGGGGGCTTTTCCTACTGGACGGCCAGTTATATCCAGCTGGAATTCGGGACTCTCCCCCGATCGGGAGGTTTCGGTTTGGCCAGTTTTGCCCTCGGCATGATAATCGGCCGGCTGACTGCGGCTAAAGCAGCTGACCGTTTGGGATTGGGAAAAATCCTGGTCATTTCTTCGCTTCTATCACTTTTGTTCGGACTTATATTTGTAAAGATTGCAAATATATATCTTCTCTTTCTGTTTATGGTATTTATGGGTTTCTCCATGGCGCCATTATGGCCGTCAATTCAAAGCTATGCGGCGAAAAGAATCCCCATCGATCCAACGATGATGATGATTCTTCTTTCCTGCTTCGGCGTGCCCGGTTTTTCAACAGCGACTCTGCTGATGGGTGTTATCGGTGACTATGCCGGACTGAGAGTTGCCTTTATCGTTGCGCCGGCTTACCTCGTCCTGCTTCTGATTATGTTTTCCATAACTTTTTTACTGTTGAAGAAAGCGGGGAATCGGTGA
- a CDS encoding thioesterase family protein produces the protein MSEFKTGLTYETKRIVADSDTAAQFGSGGIAVFATPMMVGIMENAAMNCVGPYLEEGQTTVGTHLDVKHLAATPVGMEVRARAELLEIDGRRLRFKVEAFDQKEKIGEGFHERFIINTDKFLKKIAEKAQSS, from the coding sequence ATGTCAGAATTTAAAACCGGACTTACTTATGAAACAAAACGGATTGTCGCGGATTCCGATACAGCGGCTCAGTTCGGCAGCGGAGGCATTGCTGTTTTCGCCACGCCCATGATGGTCGGAATCATGGAAAACGCGGCTATGAATTGCGTCGGTCCTTATCTCGAAGAAGGGCAGACCACCGTCGGAACTCATCTTGATGTGAAACATCTTGCCGCAACCCCTGTGGGAATGGAAGTACGGGCTCGTGCCGAATTACTTGAAATTGATGGAAGAAGACTGCGCTTTAAAGTGGAAGCTTTTGATCAGAAGGAAAAGATCGGGGAAGGCTTTCATGAGCGTTTTATCATAAATACAGATAAATTCTTAAAAAAAATAGCGGAGAAAGCTCAGTCCAGCTGA
- a CDS encoding ArsR/SmtB family transcription factor has protein sequence MDFETMSNSTACCSLNIDGAEQERLIAISKALGNPIRFAILKYLLTHPGCITGDIVESLPIAQATTSQHLKVLKECGLISLESSGVKSCYSLNDETLKWYRQVIGEIF, from the coding sequence ATGGATTTTGAAACAATGAGCAATTCAACTGCCTGCTGCTCCCTCAATATAGATGGCGCTGAGCAGGAACGGCTGATAGCCATTTCCAAAGCGCTGGGAAATCCCATCAGGTTCGCCATTCTCAAATACCTTCTCACTCACCCCGGATGCATAACCGGAGATATTGTGGAAAGCCTGCCCATAGCCCAGGCAACGACATCTCAGCATCTGAAGGTTCTGAAAGAGTGCGGATTGATTTCCCTGGAAAGCTCGGGAGTGAAAAGCTGCTACAGTCTGAATGATGAAACGCTGAAATGGTACAGACAAGTTATCGGGGAAATTTTCTGA
- a CDS encoding permease, producing the protein MFEIIKNIGSFMLSAYSHSWPYLLLTIPLAVIINVSGISRYIGRAFSAKPLMAIFLAAAIGAFSPFCSCGVIPVITSLLIGGVPLAPVMSFWLASPSMDPEVFFLSVSRLGMDLAVWRLGATFAMSLAGGYAVYFLMRNGWLSRSVLRASAIESTPVGGGTCSETSCSTGNCSATSCSESAPSCHENSCAAEAKSTNRKVLLKSAAGESGKAIIMIIKFMTLAFFLEALIVLYVPQQWIIGLLGQHNRYSIPLSTLIGIPLYTTNISALGLTGGLLKQGMNPGAALAFLIGGATTTIPAMAAVFGIVRHRVFAVYLLTTMASAALSGFLYQILH; encoded by the coding sequence ATGTTTGAAATTATTAAGAATATCGGATCGTTCATGCTTTCCGCCTATTCCCATTCCTGGCCATATCTTCTGCTGACCATACCTCTGGCCGTAATAATCAATGTCTCGGGGATTTCCCGTTATATCGGCAGAGCTTTCTCAGCAAAACCGCTAATGGCTATTTTCCTTGCTGCGGCTATCGGAGCGTTCAGCCCATTCTGTTCCTGCGGAGTCATTCCCGTAATCACCTCGCTGCTCATAGGAGGCGTTCCTCTGGCACCTGTCATGTCCTTCTGGCTTGCCTCTCCTTCCATGGATCCGGAGGTTTTCTTTCTCAGCGTGTCCAGACTGGGAATGGACCTGGCAGTATGGAGGCTTGGAGCGACTTTTGCCATGAGTCTGGCAGGGGGATATGCAGTGTATTTTCTCATGAGAAACGGCTGGCTGAGCCGTTCTGTTCTCAGAGCTTCCGCTATTGAGTCAACTCCGGTTGGTGGCGGAACCTGCTCAGAGACTTCATGCTCAACCGGCAACTGTTCAGCTACAAGCTGCTCTGAATCAGCGCCGTCATGCCATGAAAACAGCTGTGCTGCGGAAGCGAAATCAACGAACCGGAAGGTTTTACTTAAAAGCGCCGCAGGAGAATCGGGAAAAGCGATTATTATGATCATCAAGTTTATGACTCTGGCTTTTTTTCTGGAGGCTCTTATCGTCCTCTATGTACCGCAGCAGTGGATAATAGGCTTGCTGGGGCAGCACAACAGATATTCCATCCCGCTTTCGACTTTAATCGGAATACCGCTTTATACGACCAATATATCTGCGCTGGGACTGACGGGCGGATTGTTGAAACAGGGGATGAATCCCGGTGCCGCACTGGCTTTTCTGATAGGCGGAGCGACGACAACCATTCCCGCCATGGCAGCGGTTTTCGGGATTGTCCGCCATAGGGTCTTTGCGGTTTACCTGCTAACGACGATGGCAAGCGCCGCTCTGTCGGGTTTTCTGTATCAGATT